The Flavobacteriales bacterium genome has a window encoding:
- the lysS gene encoding lysine--tRNA ligase: MNRTLSEQEVVRRESLQKLIDLGINPYPSELFEVNVSAEEIKKNYTSDKLGYKNIQIAGRLMSRRVMGKAAFAELQDSTGRIQLYFNRDEICSGEDKTMYNTVFKKLLDIGDFIGVKGYVFTTKVGEISIHVESFTVLTKTLRPLPLPKMDADGTVHDAFTDPEKRYRQRYVDLVVNPQVKEAFVKRTHLTNSMRSYLNDKGYLEVETPILQPIYGGAAARPFKTHHNTLDMPLYLRIANELYLKRLIVGGFDGVYEFSKDFRNEGMSRFHNPEFTQVELYVAYKDYNWMMDLVEEMVEKIALDLHGTTEVQVGNNTINFQRPWKRYTMYEAIEHFTGIDISEMDERTMAETAKKLGVSIDSSMGRGKLIDEIFGEKCESQLIQPAFITDYPVEMSPLAKKHRDKEGLVERFEAICNGKEICNAFSELNDPIDQRERFEEQLQLAKRGDEEAMVLDEDFLRSIEYGMPPTAGLGIGIDRLSMIMTNSNSIQDVLFFPQMKPEQKAFEE, encoded by the coding sequence ATGAATCGCACGCTGTCAGAACAAGAAGTTGTAAGACGAGAGTCTCTTCAGAAACTAATTGACTTGGGTATTAACCCATACCCTTCAGAACTCTTTGAAGTAAATGTATCTGCTGAAGAAATAAAGAAAAACTATACGTCTGACAAACTTGGGTATAAAAACATTCAAATTGCTGGTAGGCTAATGAGCCGAAGGGTAATGGGAAAAGCTGCTTTTGCAGAATTACAAGATAGTACGGGTAGAATTCAACTTTACTTCAATAGAGACGAAATTTGCAGCGGTGAGGACAAAACTATGTACAATACGGTCTTTAAGAAGCTCCTTGATATTGGCGATTTTATAGGTGTTAAAGGCTATGTTTTTACTACTAAAGTGGGTGAAATTTCCATTCATGTTGAGAGCTTTACGGTCTTAACAAAAACACTACGACCACTTCCACTTCCTAAAATGGATGCCGACGGAACTGTTCATGATGCATTCACTGATCCAGAAAAAAGATACCGTCAGCGTTACGTTGACTTGGTGGTAAACCCACAAGTCAAAGAGGCTTTTGTAAAGCGTACTCATCTGACAAACTCAATGCGTTCATACCTCAACGACAAAGGGTATTTAGAAGTTGAGACGCCTATTTTGCAGCCTATCTATGGTGGTGCGGCAGCGCGTCCATTCAAAACACACCACAACACTTTGGATATGCCACTTTACCTTAGAATTGCCAATGAGCTTTACTTGAAGCGTCTCATTGTTGGTGGTTTTGATGGGGTGTATGAATTTTCAAAAGACTTTAGAAACGAGGGGATGAGCCGTTTTCATAATCCAGAATTTACACAAGTCGAATTGTATGTTGCTTATAAAGACTACAATTGGATGATGGACTTAGTAGAGGAAATGGTAGAAAAAATTGCCCTTGACCTTCACGGAACTACTGAAGTTCAAGTTGGTAACAACACCATTAATTTCCAACGTCCTTGGAAACGCTACACCATGTACGAGGCCATAGAGCATTTTACAGGTATAGACATTTCCGAAATGGATGAGAGAACAATGGCTGAAACCGCCAAAAAACTAGGTGTAAGTATCGACTCTTCTATGGGCAGAGGGAAGCTAATTGATGAGATTTTTGGTGAAAAATGTGAGAGCCAACTTATTCAACCAGCATTCATCACAGATTATCCTGTTGAAATGTCGCCACTAGCCAAAAAACATAGAGATAAAGAAGGTTTGGTTGAGCGATTTGAAGCGATTTGTAACGGAAAAGAGATTTGTAACGCATTCTCTGAATTGAATGATCCTATTGACCAAAGGGAGCGTTTTGAAGAGCAACTACAACTCGCAAAAAGAGGTGATGAAGAAGCTATGGTTTTAGATGAAGATTTTCTACGTTCAATTGAATACGGAATGCCTCCAACTGCTGGGCTGGGAATTGGAATTGATAGGCTTTCGATGATAATGACGAATAGTAATTCTATTCAAGATGTGTTGTTCTTCCCACAGATGAAACCAGAACAAAAAGCATTCGAAGAATAA
- a CDS encoding transglycosylase domain-containing protein, with translation MKITSIKQKVFSIWLVILSPIMLLSVVLYLTSTGFFGPLPSFEELENPKNNLATEIISSDGVTLGKYFFENRSKITYDELSPQLVDALLATEDIRFREHSGIDVRALLRAVKGQLSGSSAGGASTITQQLAKMLFTKTPASGIERVMQKFKEWIIAVKLERQYSKDEILSMYLNGFDFINNAVGIKSAAQIYFNTSPKELSLQESAMLVGMLKNPSLYNPNRRLELTKGRRNVVLSQMRKYGFISETEYNSVSTLPIVLDFKKASHNEGLAPYLRENLRGVLKNWCDNNVKADGTNYNLYTDGLKIYTTINSKMQQHAEEAVHTHISSLQDDFFKHWKGYTNAPFPKDFEQKQIDNILELGMKRSERYRKLKLNNFSSNEIKKVFRKKVPMTVFSWKGEVDTIMSPMDSIRYYKYFIHSGMMSMNPNTGHVKAYVGGINYKHFKYDHVKVGKRQVGSTFKPFLYALALQEGYSPCYEVPNVPVVFEKEQWGLPEKDWVPRNSDDKYEGLIMNLKFGLANSVNTITAYIMKQFGPHSVLDLAKKMGITSKLSPVPSICLGTFDLSVYEMVGAYSTFVNKGIWTEPIIVQRIEDNNGILLQEFSPKTNEAMSEKTADLMVRMLQGVVDGVYNPRADVTMGTGVRLRRKYKFENEIGGKTGTTQNNSDGWFMGITPNLVTGVWSGNEDRSVHFRTTFYGQGANMALPIWAEYMDRVYKDTATLGIYPDKFDIPQSIDLISDCGSKDNGSIDYEEEF, from the coding sequence TCTTCAGATGGCGTTACACTTGGCAAATACTTTTTTGAGAATAGAAGCAAAATTACCTATGATGAGTTATCGCCGCAATTAGTGGATGCGCTTTTAGCAACAGAAGACATCCGTTTTAGAGAGCACTCTGGTATTGATGTTCGCGCGCTATTAAGAGCCGTTAAAGGACAATTAAGCGGAAGTAGTGCGGGTGGGGCAAGTACCATTACGCAACAACTGGCGAAGATGTTGTTTACCAAAACTCCTGCCTCAGGAATAGAAAGGGTAATGCAAAAATTTAAGGAGTGGATTATTGCTGTAAAACTGGAGCGTCAATATTCTAAGGATGAAATTCTGAGTATGTACCTCAACGGGTTCGACTTCATTAACAATGCAGTGGGCATTAAGTCTGCCGCACAAATTTATTTCAATACAAGCCCAAAAGAGCTTTCTTTGCAAGAGTCTGCAATGCTAGTTGGAATGCTTAAAAACCCCTCTTTATACAATCCAAACAGAAGGCTTGAACTCACTAAAGGCAGAAGGAATGTTGTTCTTTCTCAAATGAGAAAATACGGTTTTATCTCCGAAACAGAATACAATTCTGTATCAACTTTACCAATCGTTTTAGACTTTAAGAAAGCCAGTCACAATGAAGGACTTGCCCCTTATTTGAGAGAAAACTTGCGAGGAGTTTTGAAAAACTGGTGTGATAATAATGTGAAAGCAGACGGCACAAATTACAATCTATATACCGATGGTCTGAAAATTTACACCACCATTAACTCTAAGATGCAACAACACGCTGAAGAGGCTGTACACACACACATTTCTTCTTTACAAGATGATTTTTTCAAACACTGGAAAGGCTATACCAACGCTCCTTTCCCAAAAGATTTTGAACAAAAACAAATCGATAACATTTTGGAATTGGGAATGAAACGTTCTGAGCGTTACAGAAAGCTCAAATTAAATAACTTCTCTAGCAATGAAATAAAAAAGGTGTTCAGAAAAAAAGTCCCTATGACTGTCTTTTCTTGGAAAGGAGAAGTCGATACTATCATGAGCCCAATGGATTCTATAAGATACTATAAGTACTTTATTCACTCAGGAATGATGAGTATGAATCCAAATACAGGTCATGTGAAGGCCTATGTTGGCGGTATCAACTACAAACATTTTAAATACGATCATGTAAAAGTGGGTAAACGACAAGTAGGCTCAACCTTTAAGCCTTTTCTTTATGCCCTTGCCTTACAAGAAGGTTATTCTCCGTGCTATGAAGTGCCAAACGTTCCTGTTGTATTTGAAAAAGAACAATGGGGCTTGCCTGAAAAAGATTGGGTGCCTAGAAACTCAGACGATAAATACGAAGGTTTAATTATGAACCTAAAGTTTGGTTTAGCAAATTCTGTAAATACCATTACAGCTTACATTATGAAGCAGTTTGGACCACATTCAGTACTAGATCTTGCAAAGAAAATGGGAATCACAAGTAAGTTGTCTCCCGTTCCGTCAATTTGCTTAGGAACCTTTGATCTTTCTGTTTATGAAATGGTAGGGGCATACTCAACCTTTGTGAATAAAGGCATATGGACAGAGCCAATTATTGTGCAAAGAATTGAGGACAATAATGGCATATTATTACAAGAATTTAGTCCTAAAACCAATGAGGCTATGAGTGAAAAAACTGCTGACCTAATGGTAAGAATGTTACAAGGCGTAGTTGACGGCGTATACAATCCGCGTGCAGACGTTACTATGGGCACGGGTGTAAGGCTTAGAAGGAAATATAAATTCGAAAACGAAATTGGCGGAAAAACAGGAACCACTCAGAATAATTCAGACGGATGGTTTATGGGTATTACGCCAAATCTAGTAACAGGTGTTTGGTCAGGAAATGAAGACAGAAGCGTTCACTTTAGAACCACTTTCTATGGTCAAGGAGCAAATATGGCTTTACCTATATGGGCAGAATACATGGACAGGGTTTATAAAGACACTGCAACTTTAGGGATTTATCCAGATAAATTTGACATTCCTCAGTCTATAGATTTGATTTCAGATTGTGGCTCAAAAGATAACGGAAGCATAGATTACGAAGAAGAATTTTAA
- a CDS encoding ABC transporter ATP-binding protein, with protein sequence MSNTLLEFKNLVTEFHTEGKVVTAVNNISFTLNKGETIGIVGESGSGKSVTSLSAMRLIPSPPGKIANGEIIFHKKDGEKVDLLQLSEKEMRTHRGNDIAMIFQEPMTSLNPVFTCGDQVMEAIMLHQNISRSDAKDLTIKLFQEVQLPDPDRIFSTYPHQISGGQKQRVMIAMAMSCQPSVLVADEPTTALDVTVQKTILELMQKLQKEHDMGILFITHDLGVIAELADKVVVMYKGDIVEQGSVWDIFNNPQHPYTKGLLACRPPMDKRYTFLPTVGDFMKTNDKGENIANDISVEEFTKDLVISKSEREKAQKELFSNEPILTINNLKTYFPIRNGFFGGITDYVKAVDDISFDVYPGETLGLVGESGCGKTTTGRTILRLNEPTEGHMLYNGRDIASFDEKELREFRKEVQIIFQDPYSSLNPRMTIGNAIMEPMQVHGILDNDEERKQRVEELLEKVSLGAEHFNRYPHEFSGGQRQRIGIARALAVNPKFIICDESVSALDVSVQAQVLNLLNDLKKEFGLTYIFISHDLSVVKYMSDRMVVMQNGKIEEMGDADQIYSEAKTAYTQRLIAAIPEGRKENIKKTAKA encoded by the coding sequence ATGAGCAATACCTTATTAGAATTTAAAAACTTAGTAACTGAATTTCACACAGAAGGAAAAGTAGTTACAGCAGTTAATAACATCAGCTTTACACTTAATAAAGGCGAAACTATTGGTATTGTTGGTGAATCTGGTTCAGGAAAGTCGGTTACTTCATTATCGGCGATGCGACTTATCCCAAGCCCTCCAGGTAAAATTGCAAATGGAGAAATAATTTTTCATAAAAAAGACGGAGAGAAAGTAGATTTACTACAGCTTTCTGAAAAAGAAATGAGAACGCATAGAGGAAATGATATTGCCATGATTTTCCAAGAGCCTATGACTTCTCTTAATCCGGTTTTTACATGTGGAGACCAAGTAATGGAAGCGATTATGCTTCACCAAAACATCAGTAGATCGGACGCTAAAGACCTTACAATTAAGTTATTCCAGGAAGTTCAACTTCCAGACCCAGATCGAATTTTTAGCACTTATCCTCATCAGATTTCTGGAGGTCAAAAACAAAGGGTGATGATTGCAATGGCAATGTCGTGTCAACCATCTGTTTTAGTGGCTGATGAACCCACAACAGCTCTAGATGTTACCGTTCAAAAAACCATTCTGGAGTTAATGCAGAAGCTACAAAAAGAGCATGATATGGGAATATTATTTATTACTCATGACCTAGGTGTTATTGCCGAGCTAGCCGACAAGGTTGTAGTTATGTATAAAGGAGATATTGTAGAGCAGGGAAGCGTGTGGGATATATTCAACAACCCACAACACCCTTACACCAAAGGTCTTTTAGCTTGTCGCCCACCAATGGATAAAAGATATACCTTTTTACCAACGGTAGGAGACTTTATGAAAACTAACGACAAAGGCGAAAACATCGCTAATGACATTTCTGTAGAGGAGTTCACTAAAGACTTAGTTATTTCTAAAAGCGAAAGAGAAAAAGCACAAAAAGAGCTGTTTTCAAATGAACCCATTCTTACAATTAATAATCTTAAAACATATTTCCCCATCCGAAATGGATTCTTTGGCGGGATTACTGATTATGTAAAAGCTGTTGACGATATTAGTTTTGATGTTTACCCTGGTGAAACCTTAGGTCTGGTTGGCGAGTCAGGTTGTGGAAAAACAACTACTGGTAGAACAATTCTTAGGCTAAATGAACCAACTGAAGGGCATATGCTGTACAACGGTAGAGACATTGCATCATTTGATGAAAAAGAATTACGTGAATTTAGAAAAGAAGTTCAGATTATTTTCCAAGACCCATATTCGTCTTTAAACCCCAGAATGACCATTGGAAATGCTATAATGGAGCCTATGCAAGTTCACGGGATCTTAGATAACGATGAGGAAAGAAAACAAAGAGTGGAAGAATTGTTAGAAAAAGTTAGCCTTGGAGCAGAGCATTTTAATAGATACCCACATGAATTTTCAGGTGGTCAGCGTCAACGAATTGGTATTGCTCGTGCCTTAGCGGTAAACCCTAAATTCATAATCTGTGATGAGTCTGTTTCAGCTTTAGATGTGTCTGTTCAAGCTCAAGTACTTAACCTCTTGAATGATTTGAAAAAGGAATTCGGATTAACCTACATTTTTATATCACATGATTTATCAGTTGTAAAATACATGAGTGACAGAATGGTTGTGATGCAAAATGGTAAAATTGAAGAAATGGGTGATGCCGATCAGATTTATTCAGAAGCTAAAACGGCATATACGCAACGTTTGATTGCGGCAATTCCTGAAGGAAGAAAGGAAAATATAAAGAAAACAGCTAAAGCATAA
- a CDS encoding CoA transferase subunit B has translation MGLDKVGIAKRIAKELKDGYYVNLGIGIPTLVANYIPEGVNVEFQSENGVLGMGPFPFEGEEDADLINAGKQTITTLDGAVFFDSANSFAMIRGKHVQLTVLGAMEVSDQGDIANWKIPGKMVKGMGGAMDLVASADNIIVAMMHTNKAGDSKLLKSCSLPLTGVKCVKKIVTNLAVLEVTDNGFKLLERAPGVSVEEIQDATQGRLNVNGEIPEMSI, from the coding sequence ATGGGACTAGATAAAGTTGGTATTGCAAAACGTATTGCAAAAGAATTAAAAGACGGTTACTATGTAAACTTAGGAATAGGCATTCCTACTCTTGTAGCCAATTATATTCCAGAAGGAGTTAATGTAGAATTTCAGTCAGAAAATGGTGTTTTAGGAATGGGTCCATTCCCCTTTGAAGGTGAAGAAGATGCTGACTTAATAAATGCAGGTAAACAAACTATAACAACTTTAGATGGTGCTGTATTTTTTGATTCAGCTAATAGTTTTGCTATGATTAGAGGTAAACATGTGCAACTAACAGTATTAGGGGCAATGGAAGTATCCGATCAGGGCGATATCGCTAATTGGAAAATACCAGGAAAGATGGTAAAAGGTATGGGCGGGGCTATGGACCTAGTGGCTTCTGCTGACAATATCATTGTAGCTATGATGCACACCAATAAAGCAGGCGATAGCAAGCTGTTGAAATCGTGCAGTTTGCCATTAACAGGTGTAAAATGTGTAAAGAAAATTGTAACCAATCTAGCAGTACTTGAAGTAACTGATAATGGCTTTAAGTTGTTGGAACGAGCACCAGGCGTTAGTGTTGAAGAAATTCAAGATGCAACTCAAGGAAGGTTAAATGTGAATGGAGAAATCCCAGAAATGAGTATATAA
- a CDS encoding 3'-5' exonuclease, whose translation MLENISIHKILFLDVETVPVTADFSELPKEFQSLWAEKTRWQRSDQQSPEEFYGLKAGVMAEFAKVICISVGYLYEKEGQHFFRIKSFYGDNEKAILEDLKLLLDEKFSTPKHYLCAHNGKEFDYPFLCRRMLVNGIQLPKILEISGKKPWEVRHLDTMEMWKFGDYKHYTSIKLLAALFGIPTPKDDIDGSQVSKVYWQDKDLERIKNYCQKDTLTVAQILLKYMCRPILTEEQIEVA comes from the coding sequence ATGCTTGAAAATATTTCCATTCATAAAATACTATTCCTCGACGTAGAAACAGTCCCTGTTACAGCCGATTTTTCGGAACTGCCTAAAGAGTTTCAAAGCTTGTGGGCAGAAAAAACACGTTGGCAACGTTCTGACCAGCAAAGTCCAGAGGAGTTTTACGGACTTAAAGCGGGGGTAATGGCAGAGTTTGCCAAAGTCATATGCATTTCAGTCGGCTATTTGTATGAAAAGGAAGGGCAGCATTTTTTCAGAATAAAATCCTTTTATGGAGACAATGAGAAAGCAATACTAGAAGATTTAAAATTGTTGTTAGACGAAAAATTCTCCACCCCAAAACACTATTTGTGTGCACATAATGGCAAAGAGTTTGATTATCCCTTCTTATGCCGAAGAATGCTAGTCAACGGTATACAATTGCCTAAAATATTAGAGATTTCTGGCAAAAAACCGTGGGAAGTTCGTCATCTTGACACTATGGAAATGTGGAAGTTTGGCGACTATAAACATTATACTTCTATAAAACTACTAGCAGCATTATTTGGTATTCCTACCCCTAAAGATGACATAGATGGAAGTCAGGTTTCTAAAGTGTATTGGCAAGATAAAGACCTTGAACGCATAAAAAACTATTGCCAAAAAGACACCTTAACCGTAGCGCAAATTTTACTTAAATACATGTGTAGGCCTATTCTCACAGAAGAGCAAATAGAAGTTGCATAA
- the lipB gene encoding lipoyl(octanoyl) transferase LipB has product MPKVVFQDLGLIDYKEAWDYQEKRFDEIIEIKKANRRNNSEDSTTSYLLFCEHPHVYTLGKSGDEKNLLVNEDYLKSRGATFYKINRGGDITYHGPGQIVGYPILDLDNFFTDIHKYLRFLEEAVINTLADYGLKGERSDGETGVWFDVGTDKVRKICALGVRSSRWVTMHGLAFNINCDLSYFGNIIPCGIVDKSVTSMQKELGKEVDVEEVKQKLKVYLAQQFEMILV; this is encoded by the coding sequence ATGCCAAAGGTTGTTTTTCAGGATTTAGGGCTTATTGATTATAAAGAAGCTTGGGATTATCAAGAAAAACGCTTTGATGAGATTATAGAAATCAAGAAGGCAAATCGCCGTAATAATAGCGAAGATTCTACCACTTCCTATTTATTGTTTTGCGAACACCCTCACGTCTATACTTTAGGTAAAAGTGGAGATGAAAAAAACCTTTTAGTGAATGAAGATTACCTAAAGTCTAGAGGAGCGACTTTCTACAAAATCAACAGGGGCGGAGATATCACTTATCACGGGCCAGGTCAGATTGTGGGTTATCCCATTTTAGATTTAGACAATTTCTTTACAGATATTCATAAATACTTGAGGTTTTTGGAAGAGGCGGTTATCAATACCTTAGCAGATTACGGTCTGAAAGGCGAACGTTCCGACGGTGAAACAGGCGTCTGGTTTGACGTTGGGACAGATAAGGTCAGAAAAATATGTGCCCTTGGTGTTCGCTCAAGCCGATGGGTAACGATGCACGGCTTAGCGTTTAATATTAACTGCGACCTTTCCTATTTTGGAAATATCATACCTTGTGGCATCGTTGACAAATCGGTGACCTCTATGCAAAAAGAGTTGGGCAAAGAAGTGGATGTGGAAGAGGTTAAACAAAAGTTAAAAGTTTATCTTGCTCAACAGTTTGAAATGATTTTAGTTTAA
- a CDS encoding bifunctional phosphoglucose/phosphomannose isomerase, which yields MKMNDYISDFTNHLTEALEIGRSTMLDDSVADIHNILICGLGGSGIGGTIVADLVAEHINVPICASKDYSIPNFVDENTLVIASSYSGNTEETLYALEACQKRNAQIACVTSGGKLAELAKSKGFNLIQIPGGQPPRAMFGYSFTQLFFLLHHYGLINDSFQLEFEKGIALLDEHEESIRTEAKALADKLFGTTPVIYTAAGFEGVGIRFRQQINENSKMLCWHHVIPEMNHNELLGWRVNTDKLGVVYFRNSCDYDRNQVRIDINKEVLAKYTDNISEVWSKGDSRIENSLYHIHLGDWVSWYLSEMNNVDAIEIDVINFLKGSLAKV from the coding sequence ATGAAAATGAACGACTATATCAGCGACTTTACTAACCACTTGACAGAAGCCTTAGAAATAGGCAGGTCTACTATGCTAGACGATTCAGTTGCTGATATTCACAATATACTAATCTGTGGTTTAGGTGGCTCAGGAATTGGCGGAACAATTGTTGCTGACCTTGTAGCTGAACACATCAATGTGCCGATTTGTGCAAGTAAAGACTACAGCATTCCAAACTTTGTAGATGAAAACACTTTAGTAATTGCATCATCTTATTCGGGCAACACAGAAGAAACTCTATATGCTTTAGAGGCTTGTCAGAAAAGAAACGCACAGATTGCTTGCGTAACTTCTGGTGGAAAACTAGCTGAATTGGCCAAAAGTAAAGGCTTTAACCTTATTCAAATCCCTGGAGGCCAACCACCTAGAGCTATGTTTGGGTATTCATTTACTCAATTGTTCTTTTTGCTTCACCATTATGGATTAATCAATGACTCATTCCAATTGGAGTTTGAAAAAGGAATAGCTCTTTTAGATGAGCACGAAGAGTCTATAAGAACAGAAGCAAAAGCCCTAGCCGACAAATTATTTGGAACTACTCCAGTAATATACACTGCTGCTGGCTTTGAAGGTGTAGGCATTCGTTTTCGTCAGCAAATCAATGAAAATAGTAAAATGTTGTGCTGGCACCATGTCATTCCAGAGATGAACCACAATGAGTTATTAGGCTGGAGAGTCAACACCGATAAGCTAGGCGTTGTATATTTTAGAAATTCTTGTGATTACGATAGAAATCAAGTAAGAATTGACATCAACAAAGAAGTGTTAGCTAAATATACAGACAACATTTCTGAGGTATGGAGTAAAGGCGACTCAAGAATTGAGAACTCTTTATACCACATTCACTTAGGCGACTGGGTGTCGTGGTATTTATCTGAAATGAATAATGTTGACGCTATTGAAATAGATGTTATCAATTTCCTTAAAGGGTCATTAGCTAAAGTATAA
- a CDS encoding CoA transferase subunit A, whose product MINKEVKSIDEAIKGVESNMTFMLGGFGLCGIPENCIEALSISGINGLTCISNNAGVDDFGLGLLLQKRQIKKMISSYVGENAEFERQMLSGELEVDLIPQGSLAERCRAGGAGIPAFFTPAGYGTEVAEGKEVREFNGQPHILENALVADFAFVKAWKGDTAGNLIYKGTARNFNPMMAMAGKITVAEVEHLVPAGELDPASIHTPGIFVQRIIQGSNYEKRIEQRTVRTKD is encoded by the coding sequence ATGATAAACAAAGAAGTTAAATCAATCGATGAGGCCATTAAAGGTGTAGAAAGTAATATGACTTTTATGCTTGGCGGTTTTGGATTATGTGGTATTCCTGAAAACTGCATTGAGGCTCTATCAATTTCAGGAATTAACGGCTTAACCTGCATATCAAACAACGCAGGCGTGGACGATTTTGGGTTAGGCCTACTGCTCCAAAAAAGACAGATAAAAAAGATGATTTCCTCATACGTTGGCGAAAATGCTGAGTTTGAACGACAAATGCTGAGCGGAGAGCTTGAAGTAGACTTAATTCCTCAGGGTTCGCTAGCTGAACGATGTAGAGCTGGTGGAGCTGGCATTCCAGCATTCTTCACACCAGCAGGATATGGTACTGAGGTCGCAGAGGGAAAAGAAGTCAGAGAATTTAACGGTCAGCCCCATATTCTTGAAAATGCACTTGTAGCTGACTTTGCATTTGTAAAAGCCTGGAAAGGCGATACAGCAGGAAACTTGATTTACAAAGGTACTGCCAGAAATTTTAACCCAATGATGGCCATGGCGGGTAAAATTACTGTGGCTGAAGTGGAACATCTTGTTCCAGCAGGGGAATTAGACCCTGCAAGTATTCATACGCCAGGTATTTTCGTGCAGAGAATCATTCAAGGAAGTAATTACGAGAAAAGAATCGAACAACGAACTGTAAGAACTAAAGACTAA